Below is a window of Thermodesulfomicrobium sp. WS DNA.
GATCTCAAGTTTCGCCCAAGCCCTCACGCGCGACGCCGCCGGCACACCCACCCACGTGGTGGGTGTTCACCTGGACATCCACGATCAGGAGGAAACCCGGCAGCAGCTCATGCGCAGCAAGCGGCGCCTGCAGGCCGTACTCGAGCATGTGCCTATGGCCTTTGCCCTTTTCCGCCGCACGCAAGACCAGGTCTTCCTCATCGAAGAATCCAATCCCGCTACCACAGAAAGCATCGGCGTGGACTCTCACACCGTGCTGGGCAAAACCCTCTTCGAGGCCTTTCCACGCCTGGCATCCACCCAGCTTGCCCCACTCCTCCACAAGGTGCTCGACCAACACGCCCCGCACATCGAGGAGGACTTCCGCTACGTCAACCGCCTGAACCAAGAGCACTTCTACACCGTCATCGCCTTTCCGGTGGACACGGATCTCGCAGGCATCTTTTTTCGCGACATCACGGCACAGCGCCTTGCCCAACAAGAACGCGAAGATGCGCTACGGCTTTTCACCACAGTCTTCCACCTCTCCCCCGAGGCCCTCGCCCTGATAGACCGCCACAAGACCATTCTCCATGCCAATGCGACCTTTACGCAGCTCACTGCTGGTGCCACGGTCCCCCCAAAAATCCTGGACGAGGTCCGCATCCTCCCTGGAGAATTGCGCGCCGCCCTCTGCACGGCAGTCTTCGATCACGGGGAAACCGTGCGTCAGGATGCCCAAGGCATTCGTGCGGACGCTAGCTCCATGTCGCTCTCCATCACCGCCTGCCCCCTTGTGCTCCACGACGAAACGCATATGCTGCTTGCCCTGCGCGACATGACCGAACACCACCGCATTCAGGAACTTCTGATGCAAACGGAAAAAATGCTCTCTTTGGGCGGCATTGCCGCAGGCATTGCCCATGAGATCAATAATCCGCTGGGGATCATTCTGCAGAGCGCCCAAAACGCCGAGCTGCGGCTGCGCCCAGATTTTCCCAAGAACCGCCACGTGGCCGAAGAACTCGGCGTGGTCCTGGACGACGTGCACCGCTACATCACGGCTCGGGGTATTCCTGGCTTTCTTGCCGACATCCGCGATGCTGGCGGCCGAGCGGCAAGCATCATACGCACCATGCTCGATTTCGGCCGTAGGAGTGAATCTCGCCGCAGTATATGCGCCGTCCATGACATGCTGGAAACCGCCATTGCGCTGGCCAGCAAGGACTATGACCTCAAAAAACACTATGATTTCCGACATATTACCATCGAACGCGACTACGCCCCAGCGCTGCCGCCAGTATTCGTCACGCAGACGGAAATCGAACAGATCATGCTCAATCTGCTTCGCAACGCAGCCCACGCCTTGCACGAGGCCCCGCCCGCCGAAGGCCCGCGCATCCATATCACCACCAGCTACCACGAGGGGACGATACGCATCCGCATTGCCGACAACGGCCCAGGTATCCCCCCGGAGATCCTGCCCCGTATCTTCGAGCCCTTTTTCACTACCAAGCCCCCAGGCCACGGTACTGGGCTTGGGCTCGCGGTGTCTTATTTTATTGCCCAAAACCACGGTGGCCGACTGTGGGCCGAATCCACGCCAGGCCAGGGGGCGGAGTTCTTCCTGGAACTTCCTGCTGCCCTCGAGCTCACTCCAGCCTAAGGAGGTCTCATGCGCGTTCTCGTCGTGGACGACGAACCCGCCCTACGCCGCTCCGTGCGCGCCTACTTGGAAGATTTGGACCACCAGGTGCTGGAAGCGGAAAACGGCCAAATGGCCTTGGAGATCCTTGCCACCACACCCGTGGACGTGGCCTTAGTGGACCTCAACATGCCGGTGCTGGATGGCTATGCGGTCATCGAGGCCACGCGTCGCAGTCACCCTGAGATGCCGACGGTGGTCATCTCCGGCGTCGGAGTTGTGGAAGAGGCACTGCGTGCAGTGCGTCTGGGCGCGTGGGACTACATCACCAAACCCATCCGCAACTTCGACCTTCTGCTCTACACCTTGAACAAGGTCATGGAGCGGGCCGCACTCCTGCGGGAAAACCGTCGCCACCAAGAACATCTGGAAGAGCTCGTGACCCAGCGCACCCGTGAACTCGAGCGTACCCGCCGCCAGATCATGCAGCGCCTGAGCCGTGCTGCGGAATACAAAGACAACGAAACCGGCAACCACGTCATGCGCGTGGGCGAAATCAGCGCGGTCCTCGGTCGGGCCATGGGGCTTTCCGAGGAACGCTGCCTGATGCTGCGCGACTGCGCCCCGCTGCACGATATCGGCAAGATCGGCATCCCGGACGCCGTCCTCCTCAAGCCCGGCAAACTCGACCCCGAAGAATGGGCCATCATGCAGCGCCACTGCTTCTACGGCTGTGAGATCCTCTCCAGCCTGAAAAGCCGCGACGAGGCTCGGAAGCATTGCCTGCACTTCGACGAGACCGACCCCGATGACAACGAACTCTTGCACCTGGCCCGCATCCTCGCCCTGCTGCACCACGAACGCTGGGATGGCTCTGGCTACCCCTTGGGGCTCAAAGGCGAGCACATCCCCATAGAGGCGCGCATCGTGGCCTTGGTGGACGTCTACGACGCTCTTTCCAGCGAACGGCCCTACAAGCCTGCCTTTCCCGAGGAGCGTTGCCTGGCCATCATTGCCGAAGGTCGATGCACCCACTTCGACCCGGCCATCGTCGACGCCTTTTTCCAGCACATCGAGGAAATCCGCGCCATCCACGCTCACTGGCAAGACTGATGTTCCGCACCTGCCACACGCACTCCGCAGACTGGTACGACCTGCCGCAAAAGCCTCCTTCCGCCATCCTCCTCTGGTGGGCAGAAGTCCCGGACGCCATGGTCCAGGACGCCGCCGCTGCCCTTCGGCGACGCTACCCAACTGTCCCGATTCTTGGCTGCTCCACCGCAGGCATGATTGAAGGAAGCCGCCTTCACAGCCACGGGATCCTCGCCGTGTTCTGGTTTCTCCCGGAAAAGACACGCGCCGTCCATGTTCGAGCCCGGGGGTTAGCCTCGGAATGGACCCTTGCCCGCAAGCTGGCCGATGCCCTAGGCCCAGCTCCGACAGGCCCGATCATCATCATGGCCGAAGGACTCCACCTCGACGGGGAACGCCTCACCCGCGCCCTCTGCGAGACGCTCCCCCACGCCACCATCGTCGGCGGCATGGCTGCGGACGGAGAACGCTTTCAGCGCACCGTCCTGCTCCAGGATACGGAAATCCTCACCGACGGCCTGGTGGCCATGGCCTTGCCGCCCCAAATAGCGGCAGTCTTCGCCACCGGATGCGGCTGGCAGCCCATGGGGCCGCCCCGCACGGTCACCAAGGCCGAAGGGAGGCTCGTTCTCCAATTGGACGACGAACCAGCGCTCTCCCTCTACGCCCGCTATCTCGGCCCCCATGCGGCAGACCTGCCTGCCAGCGGACACCATTTTCCCCTCCTGGTGTCCGCCCCAGGAGGGGCGCCCGCGCTGCGCAGTCTCATCGCCGTAGACGCCGAGCGCCACGGACTCTTCTTTACCACCGCCATCCCCGAAGGCAGTACCGTGCGGCTCATGCACGCCTCCATGCGGGACGTCCTGGACGCAGCGCGCACTGCGGCCAGGCAAATCCCGCAAGGCTGCACCGCGGCCCTCATGGTGAGCTGTGTGGCGCGCCGCCATGTCCTTGGTCCCCTGGCCGAGGATGAACCCGCCGAGGTGGCCGCCACGCTGGGTGTCCCCATGGCCGGCTGGTATTCCTACGGAGAGATCGCCGCCGCGCCCTGCTCCTTCCGCAATCAAACCATCTGCCTCACGGCCCTCCGCCCACGCTAATGCACCGCCTCCTCGCCCGCCAACTCCGTGACCTCGGCCTCTCGGCAGAGTCCCTCGACCCCAAGCTTGCCCCCCTCGCCGAAGCCGTCAGCAATGCCTACTTCCACCTGGAAGAAGAGATCGCCCTCCAAACCCAGTCCCTGCGCCTGGCCACCCAAGAGCTCGCCGAGCAAAGTCAGCGCCTCAGCGAGACCCAAGAACGGCTCTCCCGCATCATCGAATTTTTGCCCGACCCCACCATGGTCATCGACCACGAAGGCCGGGTGCAGGCATGGAACCGGGCCATGGAGGCGCTCACGCACGTGCCCGCGGTGGAGATTCTGGGCAAGGGGGGGCGATGCTACGCGATCCCCTTCTACGGCTATACACGCCCTATCCTCGTG
It encodes the following:
- a CDS encoding transporter substrate-binding domain-containing protein, whose translation is MRSITLLVLLCLLAPALCWAQKLSFSAEEKAYLLQHPTLTVVFDRNYPPFEYLENGELQGFTRGLMELVEQRIGVHLRFVAPNTWTEALERMRQGEADIVTSIAFTPERAQFLLFTKPYLSLPLGIIVRKESPWSDMESLRGRTIALVRNYAGSVKVRRSLPDDYARFIEVGTVAEALMKVAFGEADAAIHNTAVATDVIHRLGMTTLRMAQFLDHRVDLGLATRRDAPLLASILDKTLASISPEEWQALRQRWLPAELPMDPAVRRALILAATAGTGILLVLTATALFLTRRLRARMRELEAAHAQGQAALRRLEIALEATGAGVWEHDLTTGTEQHSASSWYRMLGYPPPEKESNGYAQWQHLVHPEDLPHAEAAFFRFLQDPSVQRYTARFRMRANDGSWRWISSFAQALTRDAAGTPTHVVGVHLDIHDQEETRQQLMRSKRRLQAVLEHVPMAFALFRRTQDQVFLIEESNPATTESIGVDSHTVLGKTLFEAFPRLASTQLAPLLHKVLDQHAPHIEEDFRYVNRLNQEHFYTVIAFPVDTDLAGIFFRDITAQRLAQQEREDALRLFTTVFHLSPEALALIDRHKTILHANATFTQLTAGATVPPKILDEVRILPGELRAALCTAVFDHGETVRQDAQGIRADASSMSLSITACPLVLHDETHMLLALRDMTEHHRIQELLMQTEKMLSLGGIAAGIAHEINNPLGIILQSAQNAELRLRPDFPKNRHVAEELGVVLDDVHRYITARGIPGFLADIRDAGGRAASIIRTMLDFGRRSESRRSICAVHDMLETAIALASKDYDLKKHYDFRHITIERDYAPALPPVFVTQTEIEQIMLNLLRNAAHALHEAPPAEGPRIHITTSYHEGTIRIRIADNGPGIPPEILPRIFEPFFTTKPPGHGTGLGLAVSYFIAQNHGGRLWAESTPGQGAEFFLELPAALELTPA
- a CDS encoding FIST N-terminal domain-containing protein, translated to MFRTCHTHSADWYDLPQKPPSAILLWWAEVPDAMVQDAAAALRRRYPTVPILGCSTAGMIEGSRLHSHGILAVFWFLPEKTRAVHVRARGLASEWTLARKLADALGPAPTGPIIIMAEGLHLDGERLTRALCETLPHATIVGGMAADGERFQRTVLLQDTEILTDGLVAMALPPQIAAVFATGCGWQPMGPPRTVTKAEGRLVLQLDDEPALSLYARYLGPHAADLPASGHHFPLLVSAPGGAPALRSLIAVDAERHGLFFTTAIPEGSTVRLMHASMRDVLDAARTAARQIPQGCTAALMVSCVARRHVLGPLAEDEPAEVAATLGVPMAGWYSYGEIAAAPCSFRNQTICLTALRPR
- a CDS encoding HD domain-containing phosphohydrolase, with amino-acid sequence MRVLVVDDEPALRRSVRAYLEDLDHQVLEAENGQMALEILATTPVDVALVDLNMPVLDGYAVIEATRRSHPEMPTVVISGVGVVEEALRAVRLGAWDYITKPIRNFDLLLYTLNKVMERAALLRENRRHQEHLEELVTQRTRELERTRRQIMQRLSRAAEYKDNETGNHVMRVGEISAVLGRAMGLSEERCLMLRDCAPLHDIGKIGIPDAVLLKPGKLDPEEWAIMQRHCFYGCEILSSLKSRDEARKHCLHFDETDPDDNELLHLARILALLHHERWDGSGYPLGLKGEHIPIEARIVALVDVYDALSSERPYKPAFPEERCLAIIAEGRCTHFDPAIVDAFFQHIEEIRAIHAHWQD